ACTGCACGCTGCCGTAGGCGGGCGCGTAGCCCTCGTTGACGTTGACCGTGCCGGTGCGCAGCCGGGCGGCGATCTCCCGGCCGCGCCGGGCGTTGTTCGTCCAGACGGAGGCGTTGAGGCCGTACGGCGTGGCGTTGGCGCGCTCGACCGCCTCGTCGTCGCTCTTGAAGCGGTAGACGGAGACGACCGGCCCGAAGGTCTCCTCCTCGCAGACGGACATGGAGCTGTCGACGCCGTCGAGGATGGTGGGCTCGAAGAAGTACGGGCCGATGTCCGGCCGGGACACCCCGCCCGCGATCACCTTCGCCCCCTTGGCGACGGCCTCCTCGACGTGCCGCTGGACGGTCTTCAGCTGGCGCTCGCCGACCAGCGAGCCCATGTCGGCGCCGTAGGCGAGGCAGTTGCCGAGCCGCATGGCCTTCGTGCGGGCGGCGAAGCGCTCCAGGAAGGCGTCGGCGACCGACTCGTGGACGTAGAGCCGCTCGATGGAGATGCAGAGCTGTCCGGCGGAGGAGAAGCAGGCGCGTACGGCGCCGGCGGCGGCCTTCTCGATGTCGGCGTCGTCGAGGACGAGCATGGCGTTCTTGCCGCCGAGTTCGAGGGAGACGCCGACCAGGCGGGCCGCCGCGCCCTGCGCGACCTCGCGTCCTGTGCGGGTGGAGCCGGTGAAGGAGACGTAGTCGGCGTGCTTGACGACCTCGGGGCCGACGACCGGGCCGTCGCCCAGCACCACCTGGAAGACGCCCTCGGGCAGTCCGGCCTCGATCAGCAGGTCGCGCGCCCACAGCGCGGTCAGGCAGGTCTCGGTGTCCGGCTTCATCACGACCGCGTTGCCGGCCACGAAAGCGGGCAGTGCGTCACCGACGGACAGCTCCAGCGGGTAGTTCCACGGGGCGATCTGACCCACGACGCCGCGCGGGTGACGGATCTCGGTGACCTTCGTGAGCGTGGGGACGGCGCCGGTGTGCCGCTTGGGCCGCAGGTAGGCGGGGGCCTTGCGGCCGTAGTGGCGGGCCGCGACGGCGACGGCCTGCACCTCCTCGTGGGCGTGCAGCCGGGCCTTGCCGGTCTCCAGCTGGATCAGGTCGAGCACCTCGGCCTGCCGCTCGAGCACCAGGTCGTGGAAGCGCAGCAGGACGGCGGCCCGCTGCCGTACCGGGGTCTTCTCCCACACGGCCTGGGCGGCGCGGGCGGCCTCGAAGGCCTTCTGTACGTCGTCGGGGGTGGACTCGGGCAGGTCGGCCAGCTTCTCGCCGGTGAACGGGGTGTGGTTGGCGGTCCGGCCGGAGCCGGTGACGCCCTTGGTGAGCTGGGCCACCAGTTCCGGGGTGACCACGTCGGCGGCGGTGCGCACGCCTTCGGGCGCGGGCGCGAGCGGGTTGGTGCCGGTGCTGTCCGGGGCCTGCGTGTCCGTCATGACGCGCAGGGTATGCCGCGTCACCGCCTTTGTGTACCCGTCGGTAACGGGGATTCACCGACTGCTCACACGCTGCCAGTGATCACTGGCGGCGAATGTGCTGATCAGGGCGTTGGCGCGGCGACCGGCAGAAGGATCAGTCGAGTCCGGCTTTTCTCGCGAGGAGCATCCCGAGGGTGGTGCGAGGGCTACGGCGGCGGGGCGCGGGCGACGGGGCGGAGGCCGGCGCGGCCTCCCGCGACCCGTCCGGCCCGGGGCCGGGAGCGGCCACCGCGGGCTGGCCGGCGGGGGCGGGGGCCGATGGGTGGGCGGGGCCGGGGGCGGGGGCCGACGGGTGGTCGGAACCCGGCTCGGGGGCCAATGAGTGGTCAGGGCCCGTGGCCGGGGCCGCCCGGAGGCCGGGGGCGGGGGCCGCCGGGTGACCGGAGGCGGGGGCCGCCGGGTGGTCGGGGCCGGGTGCGGGGGCGGGGCCGGGTGCGGGGGCCGACGAGTGGCTGGGGGCCGGGGCCGATCGGTGGCCGGAGGCGAGAGGTGCCGTGGCGGGCGGAGAGGACGTCGTGGTCGGGGCGGTTCCCGTGGGCATCGCGTGCGCGGGGTGCGGTACGGCGTCCGCCGGGTCGTCGGGCGTGCCCTCGAGGTACGCCCGCAGTGCCGCCGTCACCTCCTCCGCACCCGGCCGCGCCTGGGGCTCGTCGGCGTGCAGCCGGTCCAGCAGGGGGCCCAGCGGGCCGGGGTCCGTGTCCGCGAGGGCGGCGCGCAGCAGGGCGCCGAGGGACCACAGGTCGGAGGCGGGCCCGGCGCCGGGCCCGGCGGCCCGCTCGGGGGCGACGAAACCGGCGGGCGCGTCGTCCGGGTGCCCGTCGCCGGTGCCGAAGTCGGTGACGACCACCCGCCCGGTGCCGGACTCCAGCAGCACGTTGGCCGGTTTGACGTCCCGGTGCACGATCCCGACGGCATGGGCGGCGCGCAGCGCGCCGAGGACGGCGAGCCCGATCCGGGCGGCCTCCGGGGCCGGGAGCGGGCCGCGCCGCAGGACCTCCCGCAGCGACTCCCCCTCCACCAACTCCATGACGATCCAGGGGACATGGCCCTCGGTGACGACGTCGTACACCGTGACGGCGGAGGGGTGGCGCACCCGGGCGGCGGCGCGGGCCTCGCGGTAGAGGCGGTGCGCGATGCGGCGGCTGTCCTCGTCGTCGGCCGGATCGCCGGGCAGCGACGGCTCCTTGAGGGCGACGTGGACGCCCTCGTGCTGTACGTCGTGGGCCCGCCAGACCGTTCCGGTGGGACCGGAGCCGAGGCGTCCGGCCAGCCGGTAGCGGCCCCCGATCAGTCGTGCGTCGGGCGGGTGTTCGCCGTCTCCACTCATGTCACATGAGTACCGTGGGCACCATGCCCTTGTCGAAGGGGGACACGGCCGGCCCGACAAGTCCGGCCGCCGCGGGTCACAGCCTGTCGATGTCCGGGTTCGCGATCGCCGCCCCGGCCACCTGCCGGCCGCGGGCCGTGACGTCGCGTGTTCGGATAGCCGACGCGGCCCCCTGCCGTGGTGGGTGGCGGTGTCGTCCGGGCGGGTCTTCGCGCCGCCTGGCATGTCGCTGCCGTACTCGCCGTCGCCGCGGAACTTCTCGTCGTCGTACATCTGGGACCGCGCGGTGTTCAGGAACCGGCGCGGAAGGTGTCGACCGCCACGTCGAAGTACTCCTTCGCCTCGCGCACCTTGCCGACCGGCGCCGACACCCACACGTCGTACAGCCGCCCGGCCTCCTCCCAGCACAGGTCGTAGGTGTGGCGCGGGCCCTCGGCGGCGCTGAAGCCGTTCCAGGTGAACTCCCAGAGGGCGGCGGGGTGTCCGTCGTGCGTGGTGCGGGTGACCCGGCCGTCGTGGTAGCCGGAGTTGGTGGAGGGGCCGCCCGCGGCCGAGCGCTCCATCACGGCCTGCGGGCCGCCGGGCTGAGGATCGGCGACCTTGATGCCGAGCCGGAAGGTGCTGCCCGGTGAGAGGTAGAAGACGCGCTCGCCCTGCGGGCTGCGGGTGAAGTCGTCCGGTACGGCCAGGGAGAAGCCGGCCGGGTCGCGGGCCGTGCGGTAACCGGAGGGCGCGGTCGGCGGGCCGGCGCGGCCGGAGCCGGTGGCGGTGGGGTGTGTGGTGGTGGACGCCGGGCCGGAGGCGGTGGGTGACGTGGGCGCGGTGGCGCGCGTCCCGGTCCCGGTCGCCGTGGCCGCCGTCGGGGAGGCCGGCGTGCCGCCGGGGGTGCCGCCGCGCCCGCCGCCGTCCCGGTGCACCAGCAGGGCCGCCGCCGACACACCGGCCCCGGCGAGCGCGGCGACCAGCAGGGCCGCGATCAGCACCCCGCGCGTGGACGGCGTCCGGGCCGGGGCGGGCTGCGCCGGCGGGGCGGCACCGGCCGGCGGCTGCGCCGTACCGTGCGGAACGTCCTGCTGGGTCGGCGAGTACGGCGCACCGGCGTTCTGCGCCCGGCTCGCCGCCGCGGACCTCGGGGTGAGGCCACCGCCGATCCGGTGCATCAGCCCGGAGGCGGTGGTGGCGCCGGGTGACGGCCCCGCCGGCGGGGTCCGGCCCGTCTCCAGGTACGTGCGCAGCATCCGCTCGGCCTCCGCCGCGCCGAGCCGCCGGTCGGGGTCGCGTTCCAGCAGCCCCCGTACGACCGGCAGCAGCGGCTCGGCCTCGGCGGGTGGCCGGATCTCGGCGGCGACCACGGCGTGCAGAATGCCGCCTAGCGAGTCGCGCCGGAACGGCGACTCACCGCTGAGCACGGTGCACAGCAGCGCGCCGACCGACCACAGGTCGGACTCCGGGCCGGTGCGCAGCCCCGACATCCGCTCCGGCGCGGTGTATTCGGGCGAGCCGACGAAGGAGCCGGTCTCGGTGAGCGTGGTGGCGCCCGCGACCTGCGCGATGCCGAAGTCGGTGAGCACGACGCGTCCGGTGTCGGACTCGATGAGAACGTTCGCGGGTTTGATGTCCCGGTGCAGCACCCCCGCCTCGTGTGCGGTGCGCACCGCGCTGAGCAGGGCGATGCCGATCCGCGCGGCCTCGGCGGCGTCGACGGGGCCGTCCCGGGCGATCCGGTCGGCGAGCGAGACGCCCTCGATCAACTCCATGACGAGGTACGGCCGTTCGTCCTGCTCCACCACGTCGTGCACGACGATGATGTGCGGATGCCGCAGCTGGGCCACGGCCCGTGCCTCGCGAAAGGTGCGGTCCCGGCGGCGCCGCGCGTCGTCCTCGGCGAGGGAGTCGTCCGGGAGGAGTTCCTTGACCGCGACACGCCGGCCCAGCATCTGGTCGACGGCCCGCCACACGACGCCCATGCCGCCGCGCCCGATGCGTGCCTCCAGACGGTAACGGCCCGCGATCATCCGGAAGTCGGCGCCCTCGGTCCCCATGCGCCCATCATGCCTCACCGGACGCGCGCGCTCCGGGGCGCCGATCGGCCAAGCCGGGCCGAACGACCAGCGGTTTTCGGCCGTATCCGCGTCGTACGGCGGTACCCGGGAGCCCGGTGACGTCGCGTCAGCCGCCGGCCGGCTCCTGCCAGCTCTGCAGCACCCACCTGAACTGCCTGCTGGTCTTCGCCCAGTCCTTGGCCGGCGTGGACATGTAGATGGCGTACTCGGTGCCGGAGCCCGCGAAGTACGTCTCCTCGATCGCGTGGCGCGGGCCGGCGACGTGCGGCGGGTCCTTCTGCAGCGCGTACCAGGTGTACTCCCACAGCGAGCCGCTGCGGTCGCGGTAGGTGTTCCGCTTCAGGGCCACGCGCTTGTAGTCGACCAGCCGCTGCAACTGCTGTTCCAGGTTCAGCTGGTGGTGGTAGGCGTCGGCGAAGTCGGACGCGGTGTCGACGGCGATGCGGACGAAGTGGTAGCCGCCGTCGGGGCTGTAGTCGATCTGCTTGAGGCTGGGCCTGAGGTTGTCCTTGGACTCGACCACCGACCGCTTCCAGCCCTTGGGCAGGGAGATGCTGAAGCCGAGCGGGTCGTGATACACCCGCCAGTCGGCGGGCACGGTCCCGTCGCCGCCCGGCGTGGCGCTGCCGCTCGCCACGGGCGAGGCGGTGGCCGGACCCGCGTCGCCGCCCGGCCCGGTGTGCTGCTGGAAGCCGTCCCACTCCTGGAACGCCACCGCCGCGCCACCGCCGAGCACGGCCGCGAACGCGACGACGAGGGCGAGGGTGCGCAGCCGGCGCCGGCGCCGTACCGGCGCCGGGCGCTGCGGCGCGGGTGCCACGGCCGTCGGCCCGGACGTGGAGCGGCCCGGCTGCGCCGGCGCTCCCGGACCGTGGCCGGAGCCGGTCGCGGCGGGCTGGTATCCGGGCGCCTGGGCGGTGGGGCCGGTGGAGTCGTGGAACACGGCACCGGGGGCGGTGCCGTAGCCCGGGGCGGCCGGGTGGCCCGCGCCCGCCGCGTGCAGGCCCGAGCCCTGGGTCGGGATGAACGCCTGGGCCGTGTGCGGGCGGCGGCCCTCCGCCGCCTCCGCGAGCATCTGCTCCGTCTCCTCCACGCTCGGCCTGCGCTCCGGCTCCTTGCGCAGCAGGGCGGCTATGACGGGGCCGAGCGCACCGGCGTGGCGCGGCTCGTCGGCCTCCTCCTCGACGACCGCCTGCATGGTGCTCAGCGGTGAGGTGCGGCGGAACGGCGACCGGCCCTCGACCGCCGTGTAGAGCGTGGCGCCGAGCGCCCACAGGTCCGAGGCCGGGCCGGGGTCGTGGCCGCGCACCCGCTCGGGGGCCAGGTAGTCGACCGAGCCGACGACCTCTCCGGTGCGGGTGATGGTGGAGTCGCCCTCGATCTGGGCGATGCCGAAGTCAGTGAGCAGCACCCGGCCGTCCCGGCCGAGCAGCACGTTGCCGGGTTTGACGTCCCGGTGCAGCACGCCGGCGGCGTGCGCGGCGCGCAGCGCCCGCAGCACCCACAGCCCGATGCGCGCCGCCTCGCGCGGCTCGATGCGGCCCCGCTCCTTGACGGCGTCGGCCAGCGAGTTGCCCTCGACCAGCTCCATGACGATCCACGGGCGGCCGTCGTGCTCGAGGACGTCGTGCACCGTGACGACGGCGGAGTGGTTGATGCGCGCCGCGGCACGGGCCTCCGCCCGGGTACGGGCGAGCAGCACGGCCCGGTCGCTGTCGGAGACGTACAGCGCGGCGGTCAGCTCCTTGACGGCGACCGTCCGGTGCAGCACCTCGTCGTGGGCGCGCCACACCCGGCCCATGCCGCCGCTGCCGATGGAGTCGGCGAGCCGGTAGCGGCCCGCTATCAGCAGGCCCTGCATCTGATTCACGTTGCCCCGCAATGCTTTTGACAGGGTCAGACTAAGGACCGGCCCACCCGCTGGGAACCAGCGGGGTACCAAGGTGACAGCACTGTGACGCTTGTCGCCGCCCGAATCGGACAGGACGGCTCGGCCGGTATACGGGGAGCTCAACCGGTGTAGCGGTACGTCGCCGTCGCCTGCTCGTACAGCCGGGTCACCTGGTCCCGCTGAGCCTCCGGGCCGCGCACCTGGATGACGTGGTAGCGGCCGTTCAGCAGGATCGCCATGTTCCGCACGAACAGGTCGCGGCCCTGGCCGTCGGTCCAGGTGAACTGCCCCTCGGCCATGGTGCGTCCGCCCACCTCGATGGTGCGCAGTCCGGTGGCCGTGGCCCAGCTGGAGTCGCGGTACGGCTGGAGTTCGCGCTCCTTGTCGCGCTGATAGGCCATCGGGTCGCTGCCGTAGGCGGACGCGCCGTCCCGTCCGGGGACCACGACCAGCTCGAAGTTCCCGTGCGTGTAGACGACTTCGCCGCTGCCGTTCTTCGGGGTGCGCGCCCAGCCCTTGGCGACGGCGACCGTGAAGTCCTCGGGGTCCTTGCGCAGGGTGAACCCGTCGGCGGCGGACGGGGCGCCGCCGGTCTGCGGTTCGGTGGCGGGGGCGGAGGCGGAGGGGGTGCCGTCCTGCTGCGGGGAGGGCTTGTGCGTGGCCGAGGGCGCGGGGCCTGCCTCCCCCGCGCTGCCGGTGCGGTCGCTGCCCGCGGCCCCGCTCTCGCCCTGCTTCGGCATGAACAGCAGCGCGTACGCGATCGCGCCGGCCAGCAACAGCAGGATCAGCACGAGCAGGGTCCGGCCGAGGCTCCGCGGCGAGCGGACCTCCCGCTGGGCGCGCTCCGGGGCCCGCTTGTGCCGGCCGTGCGACGGGTGGGCCTCGGGCAGCCGCGCGCGCCGCCGCCGCATCCGCACCAGCTCGCCGCGGCGCCGGACGACCGGCAGCCGGCTCGGGTCGGCGGGCGGCACCGGTACGACGTGGGCGCCGGCGTCCGGCTCGGGCGCGGAGCGCACCAGCGAGCGCAGCCAGCCGCTCAGCTCCTCGAAGTCCGGGCGCTCGGTGGGGTCCTGCCGCAGCAGCGACTCCACGACCGGCCTGAGCGGGCCGCACTCCTCGGCGAACGCGGGCGGCTCGGCGCACACCAGCTGCACCAGCTCGGCCGTCGACTCCTCCGGGTACGGCGCGTGTCCCTGCACCGCCCGGAACAGCAGCGCGCCGAGCGCCCACAGGTCGGTCGCGGGCCCGACGGGCGCCGCCAACTGCCAGTTCTCGTGCACCGGTCCGGCCTGCTCCGGCGCCCACCGCTCGGTCACCGGCCCCACCACGGTCATCCGCACCTGCCGCGCCCGCTCGGCCGCCAGCGCGGTCCCACCACCACGCCGGGCGCCGCCCGGAGGGGCTCCGGCACCGTTCCAGTGGGTGTGCGTGGAAGCGATGGCGGCGGCGTCCGGCACCGGGGACCGGCCGGGGATGGGCGCGTGACC
This genomic interval from Streptomyces sp. NBC_00557 contains the following:
- a CDS encoding serine/threonine-protein kinase — translated: MGTEGADFRMIAGRYRLEARIGRGGMGVVWRAVDQMLGRRVAVKELLPDDSLAEDDARRRRDRTFREARAVAQLRHPHIIVVHDVVEQDERPYLVMELIEGVSLADRIARDGPVDAAEAARIGIALLSAVRTAHEAGVLHRDIKPANVLIESDTGRVVLTDFGIAQVAGATTLTETGSFVGSPEYTAPERMSGLRTGPESDLWSVGALLCTVLSGESPFRRDSLGGILHAVVAAEIRPPAEAEPLLPVVRGLLERDPDRRLGAAEAERMLRTYLETGRTPPAGPSPGATTASGLMHRIGGGLTPRSAAASRAQNAGAPYSPTQQDVPHGTAQPPAGAAPPAQPAPARTPSTRGVLIAALLVAALAGAGVSAAALLVHRDGGGRGGTPGGTPASPTAATATGTGTRATAPTSPTASGPASTTTHPTATGSGRAGPPTAPSGYRTARDPAGFSLAVPDDFTRSPQGERVFYLSPGSTFRLGIKVADPQPGGPQAVMERSAAGGPSTNSGYHDGRVTRTTHDGHPAALWEFTWNGFSAAEGPRHTYDLCWEEAGRLYDVWVSAPVGKVREAKEYFDVAVDTFRAGS
- a CDS encoding serine/threonine-protein kinase, giving the protein MQGLLIAGRYRLADSIGSGGMGRVWRAHDEVLHRTVAVKELTAALYVSDSDRAVLLARTRAEARAAARINHSAVVTVHDVLEHDGRPWIVMELVEGNSLADAVKERGRIEPREAARIGLWVLRALRAAHAAGVLHRDVKPGNVLLGRDGRVLLTDFGIAQIEGDSTITRTGEVVGSVDYLAPERVRGHDPGPASDLWALGATLYTAVEGRSPFRRTSPLSTMQAVVEEEADEPRHAGALGPVIAALLRKEPERRPSVEETEQMLAEAAEGRRPHTAQAFIPTQGSGLHAAGAGHPAAPGYGTAPGAVFHDSTGPTAQAPGYQPAATGSGHGPGAPAQPGRSTSGPTAVAPAPQRPAPVRRRRRLRTLALVVAFAAVLGGGAAVAFQEWDGFQQHTGPGGDAGPATASPVASGSATPGGDGTVPADWRVYHDPLGFSISLPKGWKRSVVESKDNLRPSLKQIDYSPDGGYHFVRIAVDTASDFADAYHHQLNLEQQLQRLVDYKRVALKRNTYRDRSGSLWEYTWYALQKDPPHVAGPRHAIEETYFAGSGTEYAIYMSTPAKDWAKTSRQFRWVLQSWQEPAGG
- a CDS encoding serine/threonine-protein kinase — protein: MSGDGEHPPDARLIGGRYRLAGRLGSGPTGTVWRAHDVQHEGVHVALKEPSLPGDPADDEDSRRIAHRLYREARAAARVRHPSAVTVYDVVTEGHVPWIVMELVEGESLREVLRRGPLPAPEAARIGLAVLGALRAAHAVGIVHRDVKPANVLLESGTGRVVVTDFGTGDGHPDDAPAGFVAPERAAGPGAGPASDLWSLGALLRAALADTDPGPLGPLLDRLHADEPQARPGAEEVTAALRAYLEGTPDDPADAVPHPAHAMPTGTAPTTTSSPPATAPLASGHRSAPAPSHSSAPAPGPAPAPGPDHPAAPASGHPAAPAPGLRAAPATGPDHSLAPEPGSDHPSAPAPGPAHPSAPAPAGQPAVAAPGPGPDGSREAAPASAPSPAPRRRSPRTTLGMLLARKAGLD
- a CDS encoding succinic semialdehyde dehydrogenase; protein product: MTDTQAPDSTGTNPLAPAPEGVRTAADVVTPELVAQLTKGVTGSGRTANHTPFTGEKLADLPESTPDDVQKAFEAARAAQAVWEKTPVRQRAAVLLRFHDLVLERQAEVLDLIQLETGKARLHAHEEVQAVAVAARHYGRKAPAYLRPKRHTGAVPTLTKVTEIRHPRGVVGQIAPWNYPLELSVGDALPAFVAGNAVVMKPDTETCLTALWARDLLIEAGLPEGVFQVVLGDGPVVGPEVVKHADYVSFTGSTRTGREVAQGAAARLVGVSLELGGKNAMLVLDDADIEKAAAGAVRACFSSAGQLCISIERLYVHESVADAFLERFAARTKAMRLGNCLAYGADMGSLVGERQLKTVQRHVEEAVAKGAKVIAGGVSRPDIGPYFFEPTILDGVDSSMSVCEEETFGPVVSVYRFKSDDEAVERANATPYGLNASVWTNNARRGREIAARLRTGTVNVNEGYAPAYGSVQSPMGGMKDSGLGRRHGSEGILKYTEAQTVAQQRLLPMAPSLGMTDEGYARFMSTSLRLMKAFRFR